From a single Mycolicibacterium mengxianglii genomic region:
- the egtA gene encoding ergothioneine biosynthesis glutamate--cysteine ligase EgtA, whose translation MTYAVTSLFVPPPGPEARPLVDAADAAQYIADASLTDAPLGQVGLEIEAHCFDRSDLSRRPSWSQITAVLETLPELPGGSAVTLEPGGAVELSGPPFVGVLPAINAMAADRAILNAAFYDAGLGLALLGADPLRPPHRVNPGPRYEAMEQFFTASGTGDAGAAMMTSTASIQLNLDAGPRDGWAERVRLAHALGPTMIAVAANSPLRSGELTGWASSRQQVWGQLDSARCGPILGTSADDPAAEWARYALNAPVMLVRSATDDAAVPVLDWVPFTKWAGGAVLLEGRRPTTADLDYHLTTLFPPVRPRSWLEIRYLDSVPEALWPAVAFTLATLLDDRGAAEQAAQTVEPVATAWDTAARVGLADPQLHAAAVRCVGIAAELAPAELAGPMQLLVDMTERGRTAGDDFADAAVAVGIEAALTDLWQEH comes from the coding sequence ATGACGTATGCCGTCACCTCGCTGTTCGTCCCACCACCGGGGCCGGAGGCGCGGCCGTTGGTGGATGCCGCGGACGCCGCCCAGTACATCGCTGACGCCAGCCTGACCGACGCGCCGTTGGGGCAGGTCGGTCTGGAGATCGAAGCGCACTGCTTCGACAGATCGGACCTGAGCCGTCGACCGTCCTGGTCGCAGATCACCGCGGTGCTGGAGACTCTGCCGGAGCTGCCGGGAGGCAGCGCCGTGACCTTAGAGCCCGGTGGCGCCGTCGAACTGTCCGGTCCACCCTTTGTCGGGGTGCTGCCGGCCATCAACGCCATGGCCGCCGACCGGGCGATACTGAACGCCGCCTTCTACGATGCCGGTCTGGGGCTGGCGCTGCTCGGCGCGGACCCGCTGCGGCCGCCGCACCGCGTCAACCCCGGGCCGCGCTACGAGGCGATGGAGCAGTTCTTCACCGCCAGCGGCACCGGAGACGCCGGCGCGGCGATGATGACGTCGACAGCGTCGATACAGCTCAATCTCGACGCCGGTCCGCGCGATGGCTGGGCCGAGCGGGTGCGGCTGGCTCATGCGTTGGGCCCGACCATGATCGCGGTGGCGGCCAACTCACCGCTGCGCAGCGGTGAGCTCACCGGTTGGGCCTCCTCCCGGCAGCAGGTGTGGGGTCAGCTGGACTCCGCCCGCTGCGGGCCGATCCTGGGCACCAGCGCCGACGATCCGGCCGCCGAGTGGGCGCGCTACGCCCTGAACGCGCCGGTGATGTTGGTCCGTTCCGCCACCGACGACGCCGCGGTCCCGGTGCTGGACTGGGTGCCGTTCACCAAATGGGCCGGCGGCGCGGTACTGCTGGAGGGTCGCCGACCCACCACGGCCGACCTGGACTACCACCTCACCACGCTGTTTCCGCCGGTGCGGCCCCGGAGCTGGCTGGAGATCCGTTATCTCGACAGCGTGCCCGAAGCGCTGTGGCCGGCCGTGGCGTTCACCCTGGCCACGTTGCTCGATGACCGTGGCGCCGCTGAGCAGGCTGCGCAGACCGTCGAACCCGTGGCCACAGCATGGGACACTGCAGCCCGCGTCGGCCTGGCCGACCCACAGCTCCACGCGGCCGCCGTCCGATGCGTCGGGATCGCCGCCGAGCTGGCGCCCGCGGAATTGGCCGGGCCGATGCAGCTGTTGGTGGACATGACCGAACGCGGGCGCACCGCCGGGGACGACTTCGCCGACGCCGCGGTGGCCGTCGGCATCGAAGCGGCCCTCACCGACCTGTGGCAGGAGCACTAG
- a CDS encoding sensor domain-containing protein: MRISAIAMLAAATVALGTAAPVSARPSDPGVVNYAVLGRGSVANIVGAPMTSETMFTDPVQVFSVDVPPCNNWADIGLPEVFNDPDLASFNGATTQTSPTDASHLVKQAVGVYATPQAADAAFHRITDRTAGCSGSTAVMRFGNGTSEVWSFTGGPPGAVDASWTKQEAGTDRRCFTQTRLRDNVLLQAKVCQSGNGGPAVNVLAGAMQNSLGQ, encoded by the coding sequence ATGCGGATCAGCGCCATAGCCATGTTGGCCGCTGCGACCGTGGCACTGGGCACGGCCGCGCCCGTCAGCGCCCGGCCCTCCGATCCGGGCGTGGTCAACTACGCCGTGCTGGGTAGAGGCTCGGTGGCCAATATCGTCGGCGCGCCGATGACGTCCGAGACGATGTTCACCGATCCGGTGCAGGTGTTCTCGGTGGATGTCCCACCCTGCAACAACTGGGCCGATATCGGCCTGCCTGAGGTGTTCAACGACCCGGATTTGGCGTCGTTCAACGGAGCCACCACGCAAACTTCACCCACCGACGCCTCTCACCTGGTCAAACAGGCCGTCGGGGTGTACGCGACGCCGCAGGCGGCCGACGCCGCGTTCCACCGGATCACTGATCGCACCGCCGGATGCTCCGGCAGTACCGCGGTCATGCGGTTCGGCAACGGCACCTCCGAGGTGTGGTCGTTCACCGGCGGCCCACCGGGTGCAGTCGACGCCTCCTGGACCAAACAGGAAGCCGGCACCGACCGGCGCTGCTTCACCCAGACCCGGCTCCGGGACAACGTTCTGCTACAGGCGAAAGTCTGCCAGTCCGGAAACGGTGGTCCGGCGGTGAATGTGCTGGCCGGGGCGATGCAGAACAGCCTCGGGCAATGA
- a CDS encoding organic hydroperoxide resistance protein, producing MSIEVVYTAESTASGGGRDGHVKSTDGKIDLDTRPPKEMGGNGEGVNPELLFSAGYAACFLGALRLVAKNEKISLDDASGITAQIGFGKDSEGGFGLTASLIGYLPGLEQQVADELMEKAHGVCPYSKATRGNIEVSLSAKV from the coding sequence ATGAGCATCGAAGTGGTGTACACCGCAGAGTCCACAGCCAGCGGCGGCGGCCGCGACGGCCACGTGAAGTCCACGGACGGCAAGATCGATCTCGACACTCGTCCGCCCAAGGAAATGGGTGGCAACGGCGAGGGAGTGAACCCGGAACTGCTGTTCTCCGCCGGGTATGCGGCGTGCTTTCTGGGCGCGCTGCGCCTGGTCGCCAAGAACGAGAAGATCTCCCTCGACGATGCCAGTGGCATCACCGCCCAGATCGGTTTCGGCAAGGATTCCGAGGGCGGGTTCGGCCTGACCGCGAGTCTGATCGGATACCTGCCGGGACTCGAGCAGCAGGTGGCCGACGAGTTGATGGAGAAGGCACACGGTGTGTGCCCGTATTCGAAGGCCACCCGCGGAAATATCGAAGTGTCGCTGTCTGCCAAGGTCTGA
- a CDS encoding catalase, producing MTENQFAPKYATTDGGAPVPSVEHSLSVGPNGPLLLQDHYLIEQMANFNRERIPERQPHAKGGGAFGHFEVTNDVTKYTRAAFLAPGTRTDTLVRFSTVAGERGSPDTWRDPRGFAVKFYTSEGNFDMVGNNTPVFFLRDPMKFQNFIRSQKRMQATNLRDHHMQWDFWTLVPASAHQVTWLMGDRGIPKSWRHMNGYSSHTYSWTNAEGELFWVKYHFKTDQGVDFLTQEQGDQLAGEDGDYHQRDLYSSIADGELPSWTLKVQIMPFEEAKTYRFNPFDLTKVWPHSDYPLIDVGRMTLDRNVTDYHAEIEQAAFEPNNIVPGTGLSPDKMLLARGFSYSDAHRARLGVNYKQIPVNEPKVEVHSYSKDGAMRIRNVTDPVYAPNSMGGPVADPARAAEVGWASDGDMVRTAYTLREADDDWGQAGTLVREVLDDQQRERLAHNIIGHVCKGVREPVLSRVFEYWRNVDPDLGKKVEEGVREKSTGG from the coding sequence ATGACCGAGAATCAGTTCGCCCCGAAGTATGCGACCACCGACGGTGGTGCTCCGGTGCCGAGTGTCGAGCACTCGCTGTCGGTGGGCCCCAACGGGCCACTGCTGCTCCAGGACCACTACCTGATCGAGCAGATGGCCAACTTCAACCGGGAGCGCATCCCGGAGCGTCAACCCCACGCCAAGGGTGGCGGTGCCTTCGGGCATTTCGAGGTCACCAACGACGTCACCAAGTACACCCGGGCGGCGTTCCTCGCCCCGGGTACCAGGACTGACACCCTGGTCAGGTTCTCCACTGTCGCCGGCGAGCGGGGCAGCCCAGACACCTGGCGCGACCCGCGCGGCTTCGCGGTGAAGTTCTACACCTCCGAGGGCAACTTCGACATGGTGGGCAACAACACCCCGGTGTTCTTCCTGCGTGACCCGATGAAGTTCCAGAACTTCATCCGAAGCCAAAAGCGAATGCAGGCAACGAATCTGCGCGATCATCACATGCAGTGGGATTTTTGGACGTTGGTACCCGCGTCGGCGCACCAGGTCACGTGGTTGATGGGCGACCGCGGCATCCCGAAGTCCTGGCGGCACATGAACGGTTACTCCAGCCACACCTACAGCTGGACGAACGCCGAGGGCGAACTGTTCTGGGTCAAATACCATTTCAAAACCGATCAGGGTGTCGATTTCCTCACCCAGGAACAGGGCGATCAACTCGCCGGCGAAGACGGTGACTATCACCAGCGCGACCTGTACTCCTCGATCGCCGACGGTGAGTTGCCCAGCTGGACACTGAAAGTCCAGATCATGCCGTTCGAGGAGGCCAAGACCTACCGGTTCAACCCGTTCGACCTGACGAAGGTGTGGCCGCACAGCGACTATCCGCTGATCGACGTCGGCAGGATGACGTTGGATCGCAACGTCACCGACTACCACGCCGAGATCGAACAGGCCGCATTCGAACCGAACAACATCGTTCCCGGCACCGGCCTGAGCCCGGACAAGATGCTGTTGGCACGGGGTTTCTCCTACTCCGATGCCCACCGCGCCCGGCTCGGGGTCAACTACAAACAGATCCCGGTGAACGAACCGAAGGTCGAGGTGCACAGCTACAGCAAGGACGGCGCGATGCGGATCCGCAACGTGACCGATCCGGTGTACGCGCCGAATTCCATGGGCGGTCCGGTGGCCGACCCAGCCCGCGCGGCGGAAGTCGGTTGGGCGTCCGACGGCGACATGGTGCGTACGGCCTACACGCTGCGCGAGGCCGACGACGACTGGGGACAGGCGGGCACGTTGGTGCGCGAGGTGCTCGACGACCAGCAGAGGGAACGGTTGGCGCACAACATCATCGGCCATGTCTGCAAAGGTGTGAGGGAGCCGGTGCTCTCCCGGGTCTTCGAGTACTGGCGCAACGTCGACCCCGACCTCGGTAAGAAGGTCGAAGAGGGCGTGCGTGAGAAGTCCACGGGAGGCTGA
- a CDS encoding CsbD family protein, giving the protein MGADDKASNKIDDLGGKAKEGLGKLTGDKSTENEGKVDQAKSSLKDAGEKVKDAFKN; this is encoded by the coding sequence ATGGGAGCCGACGACAAGGCCAGCAACAAGATCGATGACCTGGGCGGCAAGGCCAAAGAAGGCCTGGGCAAGCTCACCGGTGACAAGAGCACCGAGAACGAGGGCAAGGTCGACCAGGCCAAGTCAAGCCTCAAGGATGCCGGCGAGAAGGTGAAGGACGCGTTCAAGAACTGA
- a CDS encoding DUF4185 domain-containing protein produces the protein MRRNSRLGGKVRVVCAISSISALLSATAAPAPAYATPEAGLPPLAPGEVIRLGPIAGTGTPTKDYGIGATDLCEFMEFPTELLQVCGDSFAGQGVGFGGWYSPVALHVDRASLTAPEGVRYTGVSGVHTPLLADPTPPGSSQLPAGVVSINRQNYLMITTTASLRPQTSRLVKAQAAQDLWETVPDSARDASYADGRQSQISGYYDPIPTADSETGWVYIVANNFDRSGPATLYRVPPADFTDRSAWQGWSGSAGWDAAPTPLWRDRIGEMSVRQIDGKAVLSYFNASTGNMEIRVANDPTGLGAAPVTTVVRAYSWPEPAESLPPPDVNELAQPYGGYLSPASTLEDVRVFVSQWNTESRDRAPYRVIQFAVNPVR, from the coding sequence ATGCGCCGAAACTCACGTTTGGGCGGAAAAGTACGAGTGGTTTGCGCCATTTCGTCGATCTCGGCGCTGCTGTCGGCGACGGCTGCGCCTGCACCCGCGTATGCCACCCCGGAGGCCGGCCTGCCCCCGCTGGCGCCCGGCGAGGTGATCCGCCTCGGGCCGATCGCCGGAACCGGCACGCCGACAAAGGATTACGGTATCGGCGCTACCGACCTGTGTGAGTTCATGGAGTTCCCGACGGAGCTGCTGCAGGTATGCGGTGACAGCTTCGCCGGTCAGGGCGTGGGGTTCGGCGGCTGGTATTCGCCGGTGGCACTACACGTCGACAGGGCATCGCTGACCGCGCCGGAGGGTGTCCGGTACACCGGGGTCAGCGGCGTGCACACGCCGCTACTGGCCGACCCGACGCCCCCGGGCTCGTCGCAACTACCCGCAGGCGTCGTCTCCATCAACCGCCAGAACTACCTGATGATCACCACCACCGCGAGCCTGCGCCCGCAGACCTCCCGGCTGGTGAAAGCGCAAGCGGCACAAGATCTCTGGGAGACAGTGCCGGACTCCGCCCGCGACGCCTCCTACGCCGACGGGCGGCAGTCGCAGATCAGCGGCTACTACGATCCGATCCCGACGGCGGATTCGGAGACCGGCTGGGTGTACATCGTCGCCAACAACTTCGACCGCAGCGGCCCGGCGACGCTGTATCGCGTGCCGCCGGCGGACTTCACTGATCGCAGCGCCTGGCAGGGCTGGTCGGGTAGCGCGGGCTGGGACGCCGCGCCCACTCCGCTGTGGCGCGACCGCATCGGCGAGATGAGCGTGCGCCAGATCGACGGCAAGGCGGTGTTGTCGTACTTCAATGCCAGTACCGGCAACATGGAGATCCGGGTGGCCAACGATCCCACGGGTCTGGGGGCTGCTCCGGTCACCACGGTCGTGCGGGCCTACTCCTGGCCGGAACCGGCGGAGAGCCTGCCACCACCGGATGTCAACGAGCTCGCGCAGCCGTATGGCGGCTACCTGTCGCCGGCCTCGACTCTGGAGGACGTCCGGGTGTTCGTCAGCCAGTGGAACACCGAGTCTCGCGACCGCGCGCCATATCGCGTCATCCAGTTCGCGGTGAACCCCGTGCGGTGA
- a CDS encoding aspartate-semialdehyde dehydrogenase: MVSIGVVGATGQVGQVMRTLLEERDFPATSVRFFASARSQGKKLSFRGQEIEVENAETADPSGIDIALFSAGATMSRVQAPRFAAAGAVVVDNSSAWRKDPEVPLVVSEVNFDRDVGNRARSLSKGIIANPNCTTMAAMPVLKVLHDEAGLTRLIVSSYQAVSGSGLAGVEELVSQARAVIDDAEQLVHNGSALQYPPPVKYVAPIAFNVVPLAGSLVDDGSGETDEDQKLRNESRKILGIPDLAVSGTCVRVPVFTGHSLSINAEFSQPLSADRARELLAQAPGVKLVDVPTPLAAAGIDESLVGRIRQDSGVPDGRGLALFVSGDNLRKGAALNTIQIAELLAAQL; encoded by the coding sequence ATGGTTTCCATAGGTGTAGTGGGCGCGACCGGGCAGGTCGGCCAGGTGATGCGCACCCTGCTGGAGGAACGGGATTTCCCCGCCACCTCGGTGCGGTTTTTCGCCTCGGCCCGCTCACAGGGTAAGAAGCTGTCGTTCCGCGGGCAGGAGATCGAGGTCGAGAACGCCGAGACCGCCGACCCGAGCGGTATCGACATCGCGCTGTTCTCCGCCGGTGCCACCATGTCGCGGGTGCAGGCGCCGCGCTTTGCCGCTGCCGGTGCCGTGGTGGTCGACAACTCCTCGGCGTGGCGCAAGGACCCCGAGGTGCCGTTGGTGGTTTCCGAGGTCAATTTCGACAGAGACGTCGGAAACCGAGCTCGGTCTCTCTCAAAAGGCATCATCGCCAACCCGAACTGCACCACCATGGCCGCGATGCCGGTGCTCAAGGTGCTGCACGACGAGGCCGGGCTGACCCGGTTGATCGTGTCGAGCTACCAAGCGGTGTCAGGTAGCGGGCTGGCCGGTGTGGAAGAGCTCGTCTCGCAGGCCCGGGCCGTCATCGATGACGCTGAGCAGCTGGTGCACAACGGCTCGGCGTTGCAGTACCCGCCGCCGGTCAAGTACGTCGCGCCGATCGCCTTCAACGTCGTTCCCCTGGCCGGGTCGCTGGTCGACGACGGCTCCGGTGAGACCGACGAGGATCAGAAGCTGCGCAACGAGAGTCGCAAGATCCTGGGTATTCCGGATCTGGCGGTGTCGGGGACCTGCGTGCGGGTCCCGGTGTTCACCGGACATTCCTTGTCGATCAATGCCGAGTTCTCCCAACCGCTTTCGGCGGATCGCGCGCGAGAGCTGTTGGCGCAGGCGCCTGGTGTGAAGCTGGTGGACGTGCCGACGCCGCTGGCCGCCGCGGGTATCGACGAGTCGCTGGTCGGCCGAATCCGCCAGGATTCCGGTGTGCCGGACGGCCGCGGGTTGGCGCTGTTCGTCTCGGGCGACAACCTCCGTAAAGGTGCGGCACTCAACACCATTCAGATCGCTGAACTGCTGGCCGCCCAGCTCTGA
- a CDS encoding aspartate kinase, which translates to MALVVQKYGGSSVADADRIRRVAERIVETKKAGNDVVVVVSAMGDTTDDLLDLAKQVCPAPPARELDMLLTAGERISNALVAMAIESLGAQARSFTGSQAGVITTGTHGNAKIISVTPGRLRSALDEGQIVLVAGFQGVSQDTKDVTTLGRGGSDTTAVAVAAALNADVCEIYTDVDGVYTADPRIVSNAKKLDTVSFEEMLEMAACGAKVLMLRCVEYARRYDLPIHVRSSYSDKPGTIVKGSIEDIAMEDAILTGVAHDRSEAKVTVVGLPDVPGYAAKVFRAVADADVNIDMVLQNISKIEDGKTDITFTCARDNGPGAVEKLTSLQSEIGFTRVLYDDHIGKVSLIGAGMRSHPGVTAQFCEALAEVGVNIDLISTSEIRISVLVKDTELDKAVAALHEAFGLGGDEEAVVYGGTGR; encoded by the coding sequence GTGGCGCTCGTCGTGCAGAAATACGGCGGATCGTCGGTGGCCGACGCCGACCGGATCCGGCGCGTCGCCGAGCGCATCGTCGAGACCAAGAAGGCGGGCAACGACGTCGTCGTGGTCGTCTCGGCGATGGGCGACACCACCGATGACCTGCTCGATCTCGCCAAGCAGGTGTGCCCCGCGCCGCCCGCGCGGGAGCTGGACATGCTGCTGACCGCCGGCGAGCGGATCTCGAACGCACTGGTCGCCATGGCCATCGAGTCACTCGGCGCGCAGGCCCGGTCGTTCACCGGATCCCAGGCCGGCGTCATCACCACCGGCACCCACGGCAACGCCAAGATCATCTCGGTCACCCCGGGACGGTTGCGCTCCGCGCTCGACGAGGGGCAGATCGTCTTGGTGGCCGGGTTCCAGGGCGTCAGCCAGGACACCAAGGACGTCACCACCCTGGGTCGTGGCGGTTCGGACACCACGGCCGTGGCGGTGGCCGCAGCGTTGAACGCCGACGTCTGCGAGATCTACACCGACGTCGACGGCGTGTACACCGCCGACCCGCGCATCGTCTCCAACGCCAAGAAGCTCGACACCGTGAGCTTCGAGGAGATGCTCGAGATGGCGGCCTGCGGAGCGAAGGTGCTGATGCTGCGCTGTGTCGAGTACGCCCGCCGCTATGACCTGCCCATCCACGTGCGTTCGTCGTACTCCGACAAACCCGGGACCATCGTCAAAGGATCGATCGAGGACATCGCCATGGAAGACGCCATCCTGACCGGAGTTGCCCACGACCGCAGTGAGGCCAAGGTCACTGTCGTCGGCCTGCCCGACGTTCCCGGCTACGCCGCCAAGGTATTCCGCGCGGTTGCCGACGCCGACGTCAACATCGACATGGTGCTGCAGAACATCAGCAAGATCGAGGACGGCAAGACCGACATCACCTTCACCTGCGCCCGTGACAACGGTCCCGGCGCGGTGGAGAAGCTGACGTCGCTGCAGAGCGAAATCGGTTTCACCCGAGTGCTTTACGACGACCACATCGGCAAGGTGTCGCTGATCGGCGCCGGCATGCGCAGCCACCCCGGCGTCACCGCCCAGTTCTGCGAGGCGCTCGCCGAGGTGGGCGTGAACATCGACCTGATCTCCACCTCGGAGATCCGGATCTCGGTGCTGGTCAAGGACACGGAATTGGACAAGGCCGTCGCCGCGTTGCACGAGGCGTTCGGCCTCGGCGGTGACGAAGAGGCTGTCGTGTACGGCGGGACGGGACGCTGA
- a CDS encoding nitroreductase family protein — translation MPEQPTERLAVTQVPIHEHIAARWSPRAFDPEATLDHDDLVALLEAARWAATWGGRQPVRFVVGCRGDATFTALAALLKRGNSYARAAGALILVCADEGTDEKTARYSGVDAGAAMANLAVEAVSRGLHAHPMAGFDALGAQQVFAIPDGIRPLAVVAVGSLGDYGQMTAEIAERDARPRERLPLAEIAFAGRWGSPAQL, via the coding sequence ATGCCCGAGCAGCCCACCGAGCGGTTGGCCGTCACCCAGGTGCCGATTCACGAGCACATCGCCGCCCGCTGGAGCCCACGCGCCTTCGATCCCGAGGCCACCCTGGATCACGACGACCTGGTGGCACTGCTGGAGGCCGCGCGGTGGGCGGCGACCTGGGGTGGACGGCAACCGGTGCGGTTTGTGGTGGGCTGCCGCGGTGACGCGACGTTCACCGCCCTGGCCGCGCTGTTGAAACGCGGCAACAGTTACGCCCGTGCCGCCGGGGCCCTGATCCTGGTGTGTGCCGACGAAGGAACCGACGAGAAGACCGCCCGTTACTCCGGGGTGGACGCCGGGGCCGCCATGGCCAACCTCGCTGTCGAGGCGGTGTCCCGCGGACTGCACGCCCACCCGATGGCCGGCTTCGACGCCCTCGGGGCGCAGCAGGTGTTCGCGATCCCGGACGGCATCCGGCCGTTGGCGGTGGTGGCGGTGGGCAGCCTCGGCGACTACGGGCAGATGACCGCCGAGATCGCCGAACGGGACGCCCGCCCCCGCGAACGTTTGCCGCTGGCCGAGATCGCGTTTGCCGGGCGGTGGGGCTCCCCCGCGCAGCTGTAG
- a CDS encoding Lrp/AsnC family transcriptional regulator, translating into MQSDTRTTDLDATDLQLIDNLQLDGRMTYTELAHRVGVTEKTARRRVSRLLEARYITIAAVTDPGVLGFHCMALIFITIDGSRLPVDIADELVTVPEVHYVTVTTGRFAMQAEVVCTDKQELYDVVFGAIASVSGVATVEILPYLRLHYQQARFSGLPTGVGGIRPKPLDTTDRAIITHLAADGRAAFRDCATALGVSEATVRLRYAKLIESGAIRVMCIANPLRLGYRFSGWVTIQIGENGRAQDVAEALTRLKAVSYVAITAGRADVIAEVIAATGESLLAVLDDEIRVIDGVAAIGSLTYLTVYYKAIRPRGPSTRVDPDADDQTG; encoded by the coding sequence ATGCAATCCGACACCCGCACCACGGATCTCGACGCCACCGACCTTCAACTGATCGACAATCTGCAGCTCGACGGCCGGATGACCTACACCGAGTTGGCCCATCGGGTGGGAGTCACGGAGAAAACCGCCCGCCGGCGCGTCTCGCGACTGCTCGAAGCGCGTTACATCACCATCGCCGCTGTGACTGACCCGGGTGTGCTCGGATTCCATTGCATGGCACTGATTTTCATCACCATCGACGGATCCAGACTGCCGGTGGACATCGCCGACGAGCTGGTGACGGTGCCTGAGGTCCACTACGTCACGGTGACCACCGGCCGCTTCGCGATGCAGGCCGAGGTGGTGTGCACCGACAAGCAGGAGCTCTACGACGTGGTCTTCGGTGCCATCGCGTCCGTCTCCGGTGTCGCCACAGTCGAGATCCTGCCGTACCTGCGGTTGCACTACCAGCAGGCCCGCTTCTCCGGCCTGCCCACAGGAGTCGGCGGCATCCGACCGAAGCCGCTGGACACCACCGACCGTGCCATCATCACCCACCTGGCCGCCGACGGTCGGGCCGCCTTCCGGGATTGCGCAACCGCCCTGGGAGTCTCCGAGGCAACGGTGCGGCTGCGCTACGCCAAGCTCATCGAATCCGGGGCGATCCGGGTGATGTGCATCGCCAACCCGTTGCGGCTGGGTTACCGCTTCAGCGGCTGGGTGACCATCCAGATCGGTGAGAATGGCCGCGCCCAGGATGTCGCCGAGGCGCTGACACGTCTCAAAGCTGTGTCTTACGTGGCGATCACCGCCGGCCGGGCCGACGTCATCGCAGAGGTGATCGCGGCGACCGGGGAATCGCTGCTCGCGGTGCTCGACGATGAGATCCGGGTGATCGACGGGGTGGCCGCAATCGGGTCGTTGACGTACTTGACCGTCTACTACAAGGCCATCCGCCCACGCGGGCCCAGCACCCGCGTCGATCCTGACGCCGACGACCAGACCGGCTGA